Genomic segment of Thunnus thynnus chromosome 21, fThuThy2.1, whole genome shotgun sequence:
CGGTCTGGTGTCCAACGCACCACACATCCCTGTCCACCTGGGTGCCATGCAAGAGACTGTCCAGTACCAGGTGAGGgatgtgtaggtgtgtttgtgtttttctgagtgTAGATATGTCACTGAAGCAACACAGACAGAGTGAATAAAAGTATATGCTTCTTATCTGCAGATAAGATCACTGCAAGGCAATCTGAAAGAAGGAGATGTGATTCTGAGTAACCACCCGTGTGCCGGAGGAAGCCACCTCCCAGACCTCACAGTCATCACACCAGTCAGTCTGTCAAGCTATTATTCAGCATCCTTGTTCTCCTTAATGTCActggtttctttttcttataCACCTCTCCTGTCCTTTTCTAACTCGATCTCATTCCCTCCTTTTCATCCCAGGTGTTTAGAAAAGGGGTGAGCAGTCCAGTGTTCTTTGTAGCCAGCAGGGGGCACCATGCTGACATTGGAGGCATCACTCCGGGCTCCATGCCCCCTCACTCCACCTCCCTTCAACAGGAGGGCGCTGTCTTTATTTCCTTTAAACTTGTCACCGGTGGGGTCTTCCAGGAAGAGGGTAAGACAGGAGGAGATCAGGCCCCTAAGAAGTGTGCCAGGCTTTGAGGccaatttggcatttttcccaCACACAATCATGTGAAAAGGAACTGTAAAACAGCCCACCCAGAAtaactcatttcactatcagactttgatccattcggtccgatcacatttggaaagtctagaagagccgcacgatcCAGACaaagttttgtcaaataacaataacaaataacaaatagcTCATACTTATTACAACTGCcaaccattttccaaagcataccATAAATGTTTAGCATGATTATCAACCTTCCCTGGCAGGAAAACTTACAAAACTACCAGTGTGCTCCTGCATGGAGAGCTCACAGaatcattgttttgagtcaacATGTGCTGAGCATTTTTAGTCTGTCTTCTTTAACATTCACGTCACTTTCATCCTTCTTTCTTCCCATAATGATCTTGTTTGTCCCTCTTCTCCCTGCTGCATTCTTCCCTCGGCTTCTCTATCAGCTGTAACTGAAGCCCTGATGGCTCCGGCCCAGTACCCAAACTGCTCTGGGACTCGTAATCTCCATGACAACCTGTCAGACCTGCGGGCTCAGgtggcagccaatcagagaggcAGCCAGCTGGTGGGGGAGTTGATTGACAGCTATGGGCTGGCTGTGGTCCAGGCGTACATGGGGTACATTCAGGTAACCGTGGCTGCAAGTGAAACAAtatgaaagaaaagcaaaaatattgtatttctgAGAAGTAGTGATAGTAAGAATCACAGCCTGCGTGACCTTTGTGTTTCAGAGTAATGCAGAGCTGGCAGTGAGGGATATGCTGAGAGACTTTGCACATCGTCGACGGCAACAGACAGGCGCCTTGGAGGTGGAGTCGGAGGATTTCATGGATGATGGGACGCCAATCAAACTGCGGGTCCAGATTAATGAAGAAGAGGTGTGCACGGAGAATCTCGTTGTTTAGTAAATAATCCTGACATTTTGTCACGCACAaacccagaatataaatattacaaactTGCTTTAACAAGAGGTCAACTCATTACTtacatgtaataaaatgtaaaaaacctCCATCACCACAGGGCAGTGCGGTGTTTGACTTCACAGAGACAGGGACAGAGGTTTGGGGGAACTGCAATGCTCCTCGGGCCATCACCCTCTCTGCCCTCATCTACTGTCTGCGCTGCATGGTGGGACAGGAGATCCCCCTCAATCAGGTGAAGATGGTTATTCTAGGAAGTTTATTCTAGATGGGGTTTAAGTTATTTGTAAGgtttgactttgtgttttttggcaGGCAAGCTCATAGCAGCTTTGGGACACCAGATGCTTTTAACACACAGGAAAATCCTTGtacttaaaaacacatttaaaaaaaatgttaatattcatGGTTTTATTAATcagtttttcccttttttacaTTCAGGGCTGTCTTGCACCAATCAAAGTCATCATCCCCCCGGGCTCAATCCTCCAGCCTTCCCAGAATGCAGCTGTGGTTGGAGGAAATGTACTCACATCCCAGAGAGTGGTTGACGTCATTTTTAAGGCGTTCGAGGTGTGCGCCGCCTCGCAGGTGAGAAAGTAGGGGGGGGAAAGTGGGCCAACATGTCTCTGTGTGCATGAATGTAGTTCTACTTGTGTTGCCTGCTAATTTGTTGGCATTGTTTTTATCAGGGCTGCATGAACAACATTTCGTTTGGCAGTGAGAAGATCGGTTACTATGAGACAGTTGCCGGGGGAGCTGGGGCGGGGCCAGGCTGGACTGGGCGCAGTGGAGTTCACAGTCACATGACCAACACCCGCATCACTGACCCGGAGATTCTAGAGAAGAGGTGAGACATaagatttaaaacaacaaaggtGCTAATTGTAAAGCCTTTGATTATAATACTTTTTGTAATCTGTATGTTTCTGcttgctgctgtttgtctggTGTTCAGGTATCCAGTAATTTTGGAGCAGTTCTCCCTGCGGCCGGGCTCAGGAGGTGCAGGGAAATACTGCGGTGGAGACGGTGTGATTCGGAAACTGATGTTCAGGGACCACGTGGTTCTGTCTGTACTGACTGAGAGGCGATCCACCCGCCCGTACGGCCTCCAGGGTAAACCGTCAACCTTTGAACGTCTCTACAACACTCCTCAGCAGTCAGTGACCAGTGGCCTCTTTTCTTCTACTGTTTAtactgtcttttctctctgctggtCAGGGGGTGAGGATGGTGCTGCAGGGCTGAACCTGCTTCACAGAGCAGACGGTAGAGTCCTCAACCTTGGAGCCAAGACCAGCATCAGCATTCAGCCCGGGGTAAGACTgcacaatatgtgtgtgtgtgaacaaacCGCTATCAAGAATACCCGtaataatgctttattttttaattaactggattttttttgcaATTGCATGAAAAAGTTATGTATTCTAATTACATGATTTCATTCTAAAATGCTAATGATACATACATATTGTAAGTTATTTTGGGTCAAAAACTCAGCAAGGTACCATTAAGttaaatttaatgtttaaaatgtatctcCGGCTTCCTGGTTTTCATAAAAGTTACTATAACCTGATGTTTTGTCAGCTATATtcactctttctctgtgtgtctccctCTACAGGACATGTTCTGCCTGTACACCCCCGGAGGAGGAGGACATGGAGTGGAAGAGGAATCAAATAGAAGACCCCAGACTAAGCGCAGGCGCTTGAATGAGACTTTCCCTGAGAGAGGCAGCGTCTTTGAATACCGAATGGCACAAGAGGGAGTGTgagaaaagatgagagaaaaagggagagtgAACAGACAAGTCAGAAgtaagaggagagggagagaggtgggAACTCAAGCAGAGTGACAGATGGAAATGCTGGAGTTGAAGATgaacaaggaaaaaaatcatAGTTATACTGTGAGAAATAAGAAGCACTTGTTTAAGTGAGAAgggaaaacaacattttaagcCTAGAGATAGGCAAGCAACTAACAGTTTCTACTCACATTGTTTTTAGATAATACTGTTTTGCAGTATCTGGTGCTAACAGATATTCAGTAGACATTTAACACAAAGAGATGTCATCTTTTATCAGGGTTTATGAAAAACAGGCTGTGCCGCACTAGCAGGCCACGTGACTCACCAGTAGTAGCTCAGGTTAAAGTGTCAATGAAATTTGTTTCTCAGTTAAACTTAATATTCCACTTGTTAGTcgcaatatttttcatatcactAGCCAAGAAAACTCTGAGTAACCCTTAGCAAATCTTGCAGCACCATTTTGATAACACATATTCCAGTGTGCATTTCATTTTCtggagatatactgtatgtattttcctgattaaacttttttttttttaattagttctAGTCTAACTGTTCAGGATAAAGCCAACCATGTGAAGCTGCTAATCTGTTTTAACCGGAAAAACCACTTATCTAACACTAGTATTTGATGGTGTGGTTATTTTAACAGAGCAGACAAATAAACCTCATTTCTGCTAATGAGACTGACCTTTTTTCCCTTCAAATCATATCCTTCAAGAGAATAGTAGTTTTCAATTCATAGTTTTTGGGGTGTTGGACAGGAATCCATTAATACAACACATTGAATTAATAAAAATTCTGTGAAATATGTgcttttattttagatttatttatcaAATTGGAAAGCAGAACTGTATGAGCATGATTTgggacatcacaactagtttgaaaGCCAATTTTGGTCCAGTGTGCAAGTCAcgcaagtgtgatgtggaaacttgaagcttatagtgcacatacactgagaatagacttttcagtgaaataggagacatcttgtgtccatcAGTAAAAcgtttgaaatgaaaaatatttgcatattcatagctTCTGTCATGTTTAATTAAGAGAGAGGAGTTTTTTTAACTAATTAACTGAACTTTTTGTGGAAATAATTTATtggacacaaattattattcaaagcagagtatttttacatatcttAAGACATGTCTGGACAGAATCTTTAAACACTTTGAATACTTGTCTGGTCATGTTTCCCATGAACATTGATTTAGCTCATTTAAAGTTATTTCTCAATGGGGAAATAACTTCAATTTAAACTTTACTGCCTCCAAGTGTTTGgaaaatacacaacacatactgtacactgcaAATGAGTTATTGGTCATTTAGGGACTtgcaacaataagaaaaatgtgcaACTTAATAGAATGTGAAAACCAGTCATACATGCAAATTCATGAGAGGGAGTGTGATACAACCCagaatgttttgtgtgtgtgtgtttgggggaaGGGGGAATGTCCCAAGTGGAATCCCCCTCCTCCAGTCTTTGAGCCAGGAATGATCTGGGAGCATCGGAGGAAGGATGGTGAAGGAGTGCAGGCATGCGTAGGCAGCTGATAAAGAGATAGCGGCCACTGCGGTGGAAGCAGCAGGAGGCTGACGGCTGCTGGACTGTTGATGTAAATCAgctgactgtatgtgtgtgtgtttgtatgtgtgttctgGAAACTCCAATAGAGTGGCCATGGGCCATGGATCAAAGATAGTTTTCTTGTTTATGGATTACTAATCCTGTGGTAAAACAATATATCATAATGAGAGGATTTGAGACTCACCCCCTGGTGCTGCCCGGAATGATCTCTCCGCTTTATCCACTGACTAATCATCAGCTTTAGAGATCTGTGGTCTCATTATGGAAGAGTGAGAGACTCTGTGTGGACAGAAAGAAGCATGAATTCAGTGGAAATCcatatttataaaatacaatatcatgcaattaaataaaaatgaaacgcTAACCTCAGCCAGTCTTTCTGGAAATGAAAATGCAACCGCATAAAGATCTGTTGTTATAATCAGAACAGCATGTCATTAGTCAAACTGTACATTACATTCAGAGGCTTTTACGAGACAGGAAAACTGAAATTGTGGAGCAGAATAGCTGTAAAGGCAATcgcaaaaaaaaacttctgcgtgaaaaatgtttctcaaAAAGTGCAAATACACTAAGACCCAGtagagaaacatttttaattccACTAAAAGACTGAGAAAACATGCTGCACTACCTCAAACTAACTTGATAGGTTTTCCTTTAAATACctaaaaaaaatttgaaatttttccttttcatttttggcagccaatttacatgaaaataaaaaaataaacatagaGATGGTATGCTACCTGGCAGTTTTTACATAATACTGTTAactttttgtgtcatttttgtgttaAAACAATTCTAATCAGAGGGTTTGAAATAGAAAGTGACCTCCTGCCTCCACTGGTGTAGCTGCTTTAACTCTCCCTCTGCCATATATCTGCAGAACTATGTACATATTAATGACTAGAATACAGTAAGTTCTGATTTATGGAACAAATGTCAACACTTTAAGGAAAGTAATTTCCTTTAATGCAGCATTAATTCTCATGTgagaaaaaacaactcaaattctaaactgtaaatgtgaaccaaacaaacatgagCTTTTTACTAATTATACATGTTTGGTAACTCATGCAAGTTGAAATGTTCAGCTACAAAGACGTAGAAAAGTCAAGCAAGTAATCTGGTCAGGACTAAACCAGCCAATTCAACATTAATGATTCAGTGATACAATAGCTTTCAACCTGTAAAgattcacattcacaccatAAAAATGATTGTGCAGTTTCAGTTTACTTATTACCGTATACAACGCAGAGCAAGACAGTTaaaataaacagcattttattagATACCCTGTTCAGCACCATAAACTTCTTTTGATACTTCAAGCTGTTTCAATTTCAGCTCAATACTGTACAAACCTTTAACAAAACCACAGGAAAATGgcaaaaaactaacaaaacatTCACCTGTCAAGGTAGGCAGACATTCATAAGAGATGTTTCCTTTGGAAGATGATCAGAACGACATCAAAACAGTGCAAATAACCCGCAGTCCAAACTCCACATCAAACATGTTCTAGTCCATTTTAAAAAACCTGAGTTAGGTAGTGGTGGTTGTGCCGTGGTAGATTGTCTCCAGTGTCATGAGAACATGCTGCAATTTCAAAGATTGACTACaatctaaaatgtcaattttcttcactaaaaatattttttgtaatgtgaaaaCTAGTCAAATATCAGCACAGAAGACATCAATAAATAgaatccaaaatgaaaaagccAACCATAATCAGCCCTATTGATCAGGCTAATGTGCAGATAGTCCAAGCAATAGTGTAAATGACCTGTCCTGTATATTTAACCACAGGATTTTACCtgagaaagtaaaaaataatggcTGTTTTCATTGAAATACTGTCAGTTTTGTACCTACCAATCCTCTATtgcatacatatttatattgcatacatatactgtgttcAGTGGTGGCAGGAAAAACATTTGTCTGTACTCTGTAATTGGGTTTGACTTCATGCACCTTTGAAAATCCAGCTCATTTGTGTTTCACATGACCATAAAATCCAATAATAAAATTCACACAATACATTCAGCAGTCACAGTAGGTAGACAACATGCAGAAGCAATTCACGGAGGAAAGAAAATcatggcaataaaaaaaaacaactgtgcaAATAAGACTGGCAGTGCAAAGAGCCtgtaataatacacacacatttcattgaAAGACTGAGGTAGATATTAGTTTGGTTGTATAGTTGTTTGAGGTAGCATTTCTCCAGTGAAAGCAATTAATACTTCACAGATTGATGAGAAACTTTTGAATGTGTAccttaaaataataaatcaccGACCCTTAATTGTACTAAAAACAAGAATCCATCAACAGCACTGTCTGTAGTTCAGCACCCTTTTGCATATTGTCAACCTCTCTTGAGCTGGAGGTAATAACTAGACTTAATTTGGGAGAAGTTgcagcagaaatgtgttttcttttctttgtgtagCTTGATTTAAGCTCCTGAATTGTGTCATAGTGGTTTTACGACGGTGCATATTAAAGTGACAGTATGACTCAGTTTGAGTGAAGGAGTCAGTAATTCAGAGTCAGTCAGTACTGAGGATACCTGTTTATGGGAGGCCCGTTCTGCAAGGCGTACTGACTAGTTGGTTGGTGATGTGAGTGGgagttctgattggctgggaccagcacatcaaacacacttttatttgGAGGCACAGACTGCAACATGTTGTCCAGGTCCATGATGAGAGGGGGGGCTTGGACAGAAACTCGCCCGCTTGGAAGGATAGGCCAATAGGCATGACTTAAAAAGTGGCCCGGGGCCATAGGAGAGCCGCCATAGCCGTAGAGGGGGAGTCCACCATGTAGCGGCATTAGAGGCCCTCCATTGAACCGCATGCTGGGTGGTGCAACGGCATTGGGGGGAGCGTATTTGGCATAGGAGGTAGGGAGCTCCCACGGAGGTGCAACAGTCTCCCGACGAGCTGATTTGTGCAGTGGTGGTTTGTAATCGTCGTAACCATCTGACCCTGCTTCACCATCAGGAGGAACACGCTTCCCAGACAGTGACACCCCTTTCCACTCTtcatcagaggaggaggaggaggaggtggaggctgGGCTAGCAGAGCTGGCAGAAGCACTCCGGGCGGAGGAGGCGTAGCGAGGTCGTGGAGGGGGTGACGGCCGAGGGTGCTCCACCTCGCCCCAGCAATCCCTGGTAGCCACATCTACATCCCCAGAGGCACTAGTCGGCCGCAGGCTGTGCAACAAAGAGTCGATAGCGAAGGATGAGTCAAGCTTGGGTAGGAACAAGTCCTCTTGGCGTGGGGAGAGGTTTCTGGAGCGCATGGGAGGGAGAGAGGTCACAGGGTCGGAGGGCGGCTCAGATTCTGGCTTGTGTCCCTGCAGGATGTAGGGGGCCAGATCCTGGGCAAAGATTGTCTCATCCTGACGCGATACAGCCGTGTTCTGCCTCTTGAGGAGCTCCAGGGGGACACGGCTCAGCTCCACAGCCCAGAAGTTGCCTTTGCCCTGGGGCTTCCCAGGGTCTTTCAGCACCTACAGGTGGAAGGAGGACTGACAATGAGTTTTTGGCCTGTCAACCTAGTCAGGCAGGACTGACCCATAGTTTCAGTTAACCATCACAATAACAGTAGAAACAAGCTTCCAACTGGTTTGAGGTTTCAACCTAATCTTCAGAACATATTTCTATAATAGAGGGAAGCAAACCTCAACCTTATCAGTATTGTGCTCTCCTTATAATCAGGACACACACCATGCAAATCAGATGTTAAGCTTGTGT
This window contains:
- the foxh1 gene encoding forkhead box protein H1; this translates as MTKHWPGQSLLAPPALSHLGEHHDHQLDFHRNAQQSFPISGVARSSPAQHWTHHPAPMVPQQPLRFEKPAARPEYLTSATALMDKATPPGSSYPNTQDAHFKQESITRDSWNSDREKSGSSGGKKKNYQRYPKPPYSYLAMIAMVIQRSPEKKLTLSEILKEISTLFPFFKGNYKGWRDSVRHNLSSYDCFVKVLKDPGKPQGKGNFWAVELSRVPLELLKRQNTAVSRQDETIFAQDLAPYILQGHKPESEPPSDPVTSLPPMRSRNLSPRQEDLFLPKLDSSFAIDSLLHSLRPTSASGDVDVATRDCWGEVEHPRPSPPPRPRYASSARSASASSASPASTSSSSSSDEEWKGVSLSGKRVPPDGEAGSDGYDDYKPPLHKSARRETVAPPWELPTSYAKYAPPNAVAPPSMRFNGGPLMPLHGGLPLYGYGGSPMAPGHFLSHAYWPILPSGRVSVQAPPLIMDLDNMLQSVPPNKSVFDVLVPANQNSHSHHQPTSQYALQNGPPINRYPQY